A single genomic interval of Eurosta solidaginis isolate ZX-2024a chromosome 3, ASM4086904v1, whole genome shotgun sequence harbors:
- the LOC137246573 gene encoding protein transport protein Sec24C-like → MPNPISLIIENQNTAGGAFITNEQGLLPPLVTTKYVVEDQGNSSPRYVRSSLYCIPATADLLKTTALSITLTVSPMARTVEGEYEPPIVNFGELGAIRCNRC, encoded by the exons atgccaaatccgataagccttatcattgaaaatcaaaataccgctggtggtgcttttattactaatgaacagggtttattaccaccattggtgaccacaaaatatgtggtagaagatcagggtaactcctcgccacgttacgttag gtcgtctttgtattgcatacctgcaacagctgatttattaaaaacaacagctttgtccattacacttaccgtctcaccaatggcacgcacggttgagggtgaatatgagccacccattgtaaattttggtgaattgggtgcaattagatgtaatcgttgctag
- the LOC137246574 gene encoding transcription initiation factor TFIID subunit 1-like — protein sequence MDDIKRSFSSHSENSICKCLKQCADFQRTGMDFNWWVIKPEFRLLSEEEIRAMVSPEQCCTFFSMIAAEQRLKDAGYGEKFLLAPQEDDDEDAQLKLDDEVKVAPWTTSRTYIQAMRGKCLLQLTEPAHPTGCREIFSYVRVPRKPT from the exons ATGGATGATATTAAACGCTCATTTTCATCTCACTCAGAAAACAGCATTTGTAAATGTTTAAAACAATGTGCAGATTTTCAACGTACTGGCATGGATTTCAATTGGTGGGTTATAAAACCCGAATTCCGTTTACTCTCCGAGGAAGAAATACGCGCCATGGTTTCACCCGAACAATGCTGCACTTTCTTTAGTATGATTGCGGCTGAACAGCGTTTAAAAGATGCTGGCTATGGTGAAAAATTCTTACTCGCTCCACAAGAGGATGACGATGAAGACGCGCAGCTGAAGTTGGATGATGAAGTGAAGGTTGCGCCTTGGACTACCTCGCG AACTTATATACAAGCCATGCGCGGAAAGTGTCTTCTACAATTGACTGAGCCGGCACATCCAACTGGATGTAGAGAAATTTTTTCTTATGTGCGCGTACCCAGAAAGCCAACG taa